The proteins below are encoded in one region of Nitrospirota bacterium:
- the prcB gene encoding proteasome subunit beta, translated as MKILHGTTILALRFEKGVVIAGDRRATEGHQIADRTMKKIFKTDEHSAVGISGAAGPCVEMVKLFKTEIEHYEKLEGASLTLEGKANKLGEMVKSNLPLAFQGLIVIPIFAGFDLKKSEGRIFKYDITGGHYEEAEFYSTGSGGKDAKNSIKKMFKKNLPEDEAIRIAISALYDASEEDSATGGPDVIRGIYPNISVIRKEGLIEVSDEKIKSVAQSLIEHTRES; from the coding sequence ATGAAGATTCTTCATGGAACAACCATTCTGGCGCTCAGATTTGAAAAGGGCGTTGTGATTGCGGGGGACCGCCGGGCAACGGAAGGGCATCAGATTGCTGATCGAACCATGAAAAAAATATTTAAAACGGATGAGCATTCAGCCGTCGGAATCAGCGGCGCCGCAGGTCCTTGCGTCGAAATGGTCAAGTTGTTTAAGACAGAAATAGAGCATTATGAAAAACTTGAAGGGGCATCGCTTACCCTGGAAGGAAAGGCGAATAAACTTGGCGAAATGGTCAAGTCCAATCTTCCCCTGGCGTTCCAAGGTTTAATTGTCATTCCCATTTTTGCGGGTTTCGACCTTAAGAAGAGTGAGGGAAGGATTTTTAAATATGATATTACCGGCGGCCATTATGAAGAGGCCGAGTTTTACAGCACCGGTTCCGGTGGAAAAGACGCCAAAAACTCGATAAAGAAAATGTTTAAGAAGAATTTGCCCGAAGATGAAGCGATCCGTATCGCGATTTCAGCGCTGTACGACGCGTCCGAAGAAGATTCCGCAACCGGAGGCCCGGACGTTATCCGGGGGATTTATCCGAACATCAGCGTGATTCGGAAAGAGGGCCTTATTGAGGTTTCCGATGAAAAAATTAAATCGGTCGCCCAGTCCTTAATCGAACACACCAGGGAGAGTTAA
- the thiD gene encoding bifunctional hydroxymethylpyrimidine kinase/phosphomethylpyrimidine kinase has product MKTCLSIAGSDPSGGAGIQVDLKTFTRFEVYGMAIPTALTVQNSMGISEVVSIPPDLFEKQVASLFEDISIDAMKTGMLFSNENVERLYQTFLKSKPTHLVIDPIIRSTSGFRLLEEKGVDALKKLLFPFAFLVTPNLKEASSLTNIPVNTVSEMEEAARKIYDLGPKFVLVKGGHLTNEAVDLFYDGDSFQTWKSPKIDKKVHGAGCVLSAAITACLARGHSVDLAIEEAHKFVHRAIEQAMPVGTGALPLNLFH; this is encoded by the coding sequence ATGAAAACATGTCTTTCAATTGCCGGATCAGATCCCTCGGGAGGAGCCGGGATCCAGGTCGACTTAAAGACCTTTACCCGTTTTGAAGTTTATGGAATGGCCATTCCAACGGCTCTGACGGTTCAAAATAGCATGGGTATTTCTGAGGTGGTTTCTATCCCTCCCGACCTTTTTGAGAAACAGGTGGCCTCTCTATTTGAAGACATTTCCATCGATGCCATGAAAACAGGGATGCTCTTTTCCAATGAAAACGTTGAGCGTCTTTATCAAACCTTTCTCAAGTCTAAACCGACTCATCTGGTCATCGATCCAATTATCCGATCGACATCAGGATTCCGCCTTCTTGAAGAAAAAGGAGTCGACGCTTTAAAAAAACTCCTTTTCCCTTTTGCGTTCCTGGTTACCCCTAATTTGAAAGAGGCTTCTTCTTTAACAAATATCCCCGTCAACACGGTTTCAGAGATGGAGGAAGCGGCAAGAAAGATTTATGACCTTGGTCCTAAATTCGTTTTAGTGAAAGGAGGCCATTTAACCAATGAAGCGGTGGATCTTTTTTATGACGGAGACTCCTTCCAAACCTGGAAAAGCCCTAAAATCGACAAAAAAGTTCACGGAGCTGGATGTGTCTTGTCAGCTGCCATTACAGCCTGTTTGGCCAGAGGTCATTCGGTTGATCTGGCCATTGAAGAAGCGCATAAGTTTGTTCACCGGGCGATTGAGCAGGCAATGCCTGTTGGGACGGGAGCCCTCCCCCTCAACTTATTTCATTAA
- a CDS encoding M23 family metallopeptidase, protein MRVFISSFFFVFLLISLTQPILAEPSPPPVYEIKQGEVGFLTVFFDQKASRLEGRFLGKKIFFDRISGSRNFGTLLGIDLDQGTSDQNVTDFQSGEILATIHILPNQFGRQEIQVPGQFVNPSRRQMDRIKRDKEEIHTILSFFSGKRRWQGNFIMPVSGTPKSTFGLRRIFNGEPRNPHTGEDIAAPEKTPVYATNDGVVAGVVNHFFSGNGIIIDHGQGLFTEYFHLYKSEVKKGQKLKKGEEIGLVGKTGRATGPHLHWGMMINGARVNPLSVVHLKLE, encoded by the coding sequence ATGAGGGTATTTATTTCAAGCTTTTTTTTTGTTTTTTTACTCATTTCTCTGACCCAGCCCATCCTGGCGGAACCTTCTCCTCCCCCTGTTTATGAAATTAAACAAGGGGAAGTTGGTTTTCTGACAGTTTTTTTCGATCAAAAGGCCTCTCGACTGGAAGGTCGTTTTTTAGGAAAAAAAATATTTTTTGATCGAATCTCGGGCTCAAGAAATTTTGGAACGCTTCTGGGTATTGATTTAGACCAGGGCACTTCAGACCAGAACGTGACAGATTTTCAGTCGGGAGAAATCCTGGCCACAATCCATATTCTGCCAAATCAATTTGGAAGACAGGAAATCCAGGTCCCCGGTCAATTTGTAAACCCCTCCCGCCGGCAGATGGACAGGATTAAACGGGATAAAGAGGAGATCCACACGATTTTGTCATTTTTTTCAGGGAAAAGGCGCTGGCAGGGAAATTTTATTATGCCAGTGTCAGGGACTCCCAAAAGCACTTTTGGGCTTAGAAGGATATTTAATGGAGAGCCCCGGAATCCACATACAGGGGAAGACATCGCCGCGCCAGAAAAAACGCCGGTTTATGCTACCAATGACGGAGTCGTTGCCGGTGTGGTCAACCATTTCTTCAGCGGAAACGGGATCATTATTGACCACGGGCAAGGTCTATTTACAGAATACTTTCATTTATACAAGTCAGAAGTCAAAAAAGGGCAGAAACTTAAAAAAGGAGAGGAAATCGGCCTCGTGGGTAAGACCGGCCGGGCAACAGGGCCTCATCTTCATTGGGGAATGATGATCAATGGCGCGAGGGTTAATCCTCTCTCCGTTGTTCATTTAAAACTCGAATAG
- the prcA gene encoding proteasome subunit alpha: protein MALPYYVSPEQIMQDKAEYAKKGIAKGRSIIVLEFNAGVLFLADNPSSSLNKVSEIYDNIAFAGAGKYSEFENLRKAGIRHADLKGFMYSREDVTAKSLANAYSQSLGTIFSQEIKPLEVEILVVAVSEEGRPNEMYRIDFDGSISDEKGFTAIGGKADELKGFLKERFTPGQPLKAMFKLSKEALETINNQKLTVQGLEVAVLDQTRAGRKFRRLSLDEITPYSTG from the coding sequence ATGGCGTTGCCGTATTATGTTTCACCTGAACAAATCATGCAGGATAAAGCGGAATACGCGAAGAAAGGAATCGCGAAAGGCCGTTCAATCATCGTTTTGGAATTTAATGCCGGGGTATTATTTTTAGCGGATAATCCCAGCAGTTCTTTAAATAAAGTTTCGGAAATTTATGATAATATTGCGTTTGCGGGCGCCGGAAAGTATAGTGAATTTGAAAATTTAAGAAAGGCCGGTATTCGGCACGCTGATTTAAAGGGTTTTATGTACAGCAGGGAAGATGTGACGGCTAAATCTCTGGCCAATGCCTATTCGCAGTCTCTCGGAACAATTTTCAGTCAAGAAATCAAACCCCTGGAAGTCGAAATTCTGGTGGTTGCCGTTTCAGAGGAAGGAAGGCCGAATGAAATGTATCGGATTGATTTCGATGGAAGTATCTCGGATGAAAAAGGCTTTACCGCGATCGGTGGAAAAGCTGACGAACTTAAAGGATTTTTAAAGGAGAGATTCACACCGGGGCAGCCTTTGAAAGCGATGTTTAAACTCAGCAAGGAAGCTTTGGAAACGATTAATAATCAAAAACTGACTGTTCAGGGTCTTGAGGTCGCCGTTCTGGACCAAACACGGGCAGGACGAAAATTCAGGCGTCTGAGTCTGGATGAAATCACACCATACTCGACAGGGTGA
- a CDS encoding winged helix-turn-helix transcriptional regulator: MRKNKNGLEDQVYRLHAEICSTLANPKRLKIINTLREKEFSAGELLSILKVPKANLSQQMAILKQKGVVLSRREGNTVFYQLARPKILKAFDLMRELLFEVLADQQRLLKEYGRRKKNN; encoded by the coding sequence ATGCGGAAAAATAAAAATGGCCTGGAAGACCAAGTGTACCGGCTCCACGCCGAAATCTGCTCCACTCTGGCCAATCCCAAGCGGCTGAAGATCATAAATACCCTCCGTGAGAAAGAGTTCTCTGCCGGGGAGCTCCTTTCGATACTCAAAGTCCCCAAAGCCAACCTCTCCCAGCAGATGGCCATCCTGAAACAAAAAGGGGTGGTGTTGTCCCGCCGCGAGGGGAACACCGTTTTTTATCAGCTGGCCCGGCCCAAGATTCTCAAGGCGTTCGACCTCATGCGGGAGCTTTTGTTTGAAGTGTTAGCGGACCAGCAAAGGCTGTTAAAAGAATATGGTAGGCGAAAGAAAAATAAT
- a CDS encoding ubiquitin-like protein Pup: MARQEKKQDKKKEVEKKEEAAPSANVAEKGKKIKDDLDKLMDKIDDVLEENAEEFVKNYVQKGGE, from the coding sequence ATGGCCAGGCAGGAGAAGAAACAGGACAAGAAAAAAGAGGTTGAAAAGAAAGAGGAAGCCGCTCCAAGCGCTAACGTCGCGGAAAAAGGAAAAAAAATAAAAGACGATCTGGATAAATTGATGGACAAGATTGACGATGTATTGGAAGAAAACGCAGAAGAGTTTGTTAAAAATTATGTTCAAAAAGGAGGCGAGTAG
- the pafA gene encoding Pup--protein ligase, translating to MKNRIFGLENEYGLIFSPNGRIYLPLEKVLGYIFEGLIPNSWPSNAFLPNGARFYQDTGCHPEYSTPECNDLIDVVTHDKAGERLLETCLPEAEKRLKEEGLSGDIYIFKNNTDSMGNTYGCHENYLMVREVDFWKVTEQLIPFFVTRQIFTGSGKVLKISGRGHYFISQRSQHIHEKTSSSTTSSRSIINTRDEPHADAEKYRRLHIIVGDSNMSEVTTFLKVGVTSLVLSMIEAGFGVSGLEMDDPVKAIREISRDITLKKKVKLENGKEYSAIEIQRFYLEKASEYLDHGEASSEEIKILDRWKATLDQLEEEPRALAEEIDWVAKLCLIENYMSRKECGWEDPRIALIDLQYHDVKRSRGLYYLLEKQGFIKRLCTEEGIDQAMHTPPQTTRAKVRGDFIKFAKEKNRSYTVDWTYLKLNGYWEETILCMDPFSPTNRRVSELIASENLSSR from the coding sequence ATGAAAAACAGAATCTTTGGACTTGAAAACGAATATGGCCTGATCTTTTCTCCCAATGGCCGGATCTATCTTCCCCTGGAAAAAGTTTTGGGATATATTTTTGAAGGTTTGATCCCAAATAGCTGGCCCTCCAACGCCTTTCTTCCCAACGGGGCCCGTTTTTATCAGGATACGGGATGCCATCCGGAATATTCGACCCCTGAATGCAACGATCTTATAGACGTCGTAACCCATGATAAAGCGGGGGAAAGACTGCTGGAGACCTGCCTCCCCGAAGCTGAGAAAAGGTTAAAAGAAGAAGGTCTCTCCGGAGATATTTATATTTTTAAAAATAATACCGATTCGATGGGAAATACGTACGGCTGCCACGAAAATTACCTTATGGTCAGAGAGGTCGATTTTTGGAAAGTTACGGAACAGTTGATCCCTTTCTTCGTGACCCGGCAAATTTTTACCGGATCGGGCAAGGTTTTAAAAATTTCCGGCCGCGGGCATTATTTTATATCCCAACGGTCCCAGCATATTCATGAAAAGACCTCTTCCTCGACGACGTCATCCAGAAGTATCATCAATACCCGCGATGAACCTCATGCAGACGCCGAAAAATACAGACGTCTCCATATCATTGTGGGGGATTCGAATATGTCGGAGGTTACGACTTTCCTGAAGGTCGGTGTTACCTCTCTTGTTTTATCCATGATCGAAGCCGGATTCGGTGTTTCCGGGTTGGAGATGGATGATCCTGTAAAGGCCATCCGGGAAATTTCGAGAGATATTACGTTAAAAAAAAAGGTTAAGCTTGAAAATGGAAAAGAATATTCTGCCATTGAAATTCAAAGATTTTATCTTGAAAAGGCCAGCGAATACCTTGACCATGGAGAGGCTTCCTCCGAAGAAATAAAGATTCTTGACCGATGGAAAGCGACATTAGATCAGTTGGAAGAAGAACCCAGAGCGCTTGCTGAGGAAATTGACTGGGTGGCGAAACTCTGTTTGATCGAAAATTATATGAGCCGTAAAGAGTGCGGTTGGGAGGACCCTCGTATTGCGCTGATTGATTTACAGTATCATGATGTAAAAAGAAGCCGGGGGCTTTATTATTTGCTGGAAAAGCAAGGATTTATTAAACGGTTATGCACCGAAGAAGGGATTGACCAGGCCATGCATACACCCCCCCAAACGACCCGCGCGAAAGTGAGAGGGGATTTTATTAAATTTGCGAAAGAAAAAAACCGATCCTATACGGTCGATTGGACTTATTTGAAGTTAAACGGTTATTGGGAGGAAACGATTTTGTGCATGGACCCTTTTTCGCCCACGAACAGAAGAGTCAGCGAGCTGATTGCTTCGGAAAATCTTTCTTCGAGATGA